A region of Micromonospora chokoriensis DNA encodes the following proteins:
- a CDS encoding regulatory protein RecX has product MAGRRARTGRGWDASPSRAGDAADPPRPRRGRQAESSADEPAPPPRDESEVAREICLRQLAVRPRTRAELAGALAKRGISEQVAAEVLDRYDEVGIIDDAAFARAWVSSRHTGRGLARRALANELRRKGVDGDVATEALGELDEETEADTARGLVERKLRTARGEPDAVFRRLVGMLARKGYPPGVAIRAVKDALAAQSAEAAEFAAQIDADALADAEGDLDRDTRVVE; this is encoded by the coding sequence ATGGCAGGACGACGCGCCCGCACGGGGCGGGGCTGGGATGCCAGTCCGTCCCGTGCGGGCGACGCCGCTGACCCACCGCGTCCCCGTCGGGGACGACAGGCCGAGTCGTCGGCAGACGAACCGGCGCCCCCGCCGCGCGACGAGTCCGAGGTGGCCCGCGAGATCTGCCTGCGCCAGCTCGCCGTCCGGCCACGCACCCGAGCCGAGCTGGCCGGGGCATTGGCCAAGCGGGGCATCTCCGAGCAGGTGGCGGCCGAGGTGCTCGACCGGTACGACGAGGTCGGCATCATCGACGACGCCGCGTTCGCCCGAGCGTGGGTGTCCAGTCGGCACACCGGTCGCGGGCTGGCTCGCCGTGCCCTCGCCAACGAGTTGCGCCGTAAGGGCGTCGACGGCGACGTGGCCACCGAGGCGTTGGGTGAGTTGGACGAGGAGACCGAGGCGGACACCGCCCGTGGTCTCGTGGAGCGCAAGCTGCGCACGGCCCGGGGCGAGCCCGATGCGGTCTTCCGCCGGCTGGTGGGCATGCTGGCCCGCAAGGGTTACCCGCCGGGGGTCGCGATCCGGGCGGTGAAGGATGCGCTGGCCGCGCAGAGCGCCGAGGCGGCCGAGTTCGCCGCGCAGATCGACGCCGACGCTCTCGCTGACGCCGAGGGCGACCTGGACCGCGACACCCGCGTGGTGGAGTGA
- a CDS encoding glutamate ABC transporter substrate-binding protein, translating to MRMKRVAAVAMMASLALSAAACGKEGEPTPSAGGSASGAAQSDTCKSSGATFTPKTDAAIAGSPTFEKIKTAGKVSVGVKFDQPNLGYKDAQGKRCGFDIEIAQYVASTLGIDPAKIEYKEIASANRETAIKGGEVDYYVGTYSITDKRKNDISFAGPYFVAGQDLLVRKDETSITGKDTLKGKKVCSATGSTPIQKVRDEGLTEANNIVEFKTYSECVSQLLDKKVDAVTTDDAILKGYAAQSPSELKVVGQPFSTEKYGIGLPKDDKALRDYVNNQIEASFGNGTWQKIYDGTLGLSGSAGTPPTLERY from the coding sequence ATGCGTATGAAGCGCGTGGCGGCGGTCGCCATGATGGCCTCCCTCGCCCTGTCGGCCGCCGCGTGCGGCAAGGAGGGTGAGCCGACCCCGAGCGCGGGCGGCAGCGCCTCCGGTGCCGCCCAGTCGGACACCTGCAAGAGCTCCGGCGCGACCTTCACCCCGAAGACCGACGCCGCCATCGCCGGCAGCCCGACCTTCGAGAAGATCAAGACCGCCGGCAAGGTCTCCGTCGGGGTCAAGTTCGACCAGCCGAACCTCGGCTACAAGGACGCCCAGGGCAAGCGGTGCGGCTTCGACATCGAGATCGCCCAGTACGTGGCGAGCACGCTGGGCATCGACCCGGCGAAGATCGAGTACAAGGAGATCGCGTCGGCCAACCGGGAGACCGCGATCAAGGGTGGTGAGGTCGACTACTACGTCGGCACCTACTCGATCACCGACAAGCGCAAGAACGACATCTCCTTCGCCGGCCCGTACTTCGTTGCCGGGCAGGACCTGCTGGTCCGCAAGGACGAGACGTCGATCACCGGCAAGGACACCCTCAAGGGCAAGAAGGTCTGCTCGGCCACCGGCTCGACGCCGATCCAGAAGGTCCGGGACGAGGGTCTGACCGAGGCGAACAACATCGTCGAGTTCAAGACCTACTCGGAGTGCGTCTCGCAGCTGCTCGACAAGAAGGTCGACGCCGTCACCACCGACGACGCGATCCTCAAGGGCTACGCGGCGCAGAGCCCGAGCGAGCTGAAGGTGGTCGGCCAGCCGTTCAGCACCGAGAAGTACGGCATCGGCCTGCCCAAGGACGACAAGGCCCTGCGCGACTACGTCAACAACCAGATCGAGGCGTCGTTCGGCAACGGCACCTGGCAGAAGATCTACGACGGCACGCTCGGTCTGTCCGGCTCGGCCGGCACCCCGCCCACCCTCGAGCGGTACTGA
- a CDS encoding UdgX family uracil-DNA binding protein (This protein belongs to the uracil DNA glycosylase superfamily, members of which act in excision repair of DNA. However, it belongs more specifically to UdgX branch, whose founding member was found to bind uracil in DNA (where it does not belong), without cleaving it, appears to promote DNA repair by a pathway involving RecA, rather than base excision.), translating to MAEQTRNAPGAQRFIPPDADTIDALRTAAGGCRGCELYRDASQTVFGRGDESARVVLVGEQPGDMEDQKGLPFVGPAGRLLRRAVDDAGLDPRHLYLTNSVKHFRFELRGKRRIHQTPDQAHITACRPWLVAEFARLRPEIVVVLGATAAKALLGPSFRVTRQRGELLPWPASAQRPEDFQRVPVDSAGKRADMPQARLLATIHPSAVLRADDQDKAYEGLVADLTIVTRALPE from the coding sequence ATGGCCGAGCAGACCCGGAACGCCCCGGGCGCCCAGCGGTTCATCCCGCCCGACGCCGACACCATCGACGCACTGCGCACCGCCGCCGGCGGCTGTCGGGGCTGCGAGCTGTACCGGGACGCCTCGCAGACGGTCTTCGGCCGGGGCGACGAGAGCGCCCGGGTGGTGCTGGTCGGCGAGCAGCCGGGCGACATGGAGGACCAGAAGGGCCTGCCCTTCGTCGGCCCCGCCGGTCGGCTGCTGCGTCGCGCCGTCGACGACGCCGGGCTGGACCCGCGGCACCTCTACCTGACCAACTCCGTGAAGCACTTCCGCTTCGAGCTGCGCGGCAAACGGCGGATTCACCAGACCCCCGACCAGGCGCACATCACCGCCTGCCGGCCCTGGTTGGTCGCCGAGTTCGCCCGGTTGCGCCCGGAGATCGTGGTGGTGCTCGGCGCGACCGCCGCCAAGGCCCTGCTCGGGCCGTCCTTCCGGGTCACCCGGCAGCGGGGCGAGCTGCTGCCCTGGCCCGCCTCGGCCCAGCGTCCGGAGGACTTCCAACGGGTGCCGGTGGACAGCGCCGGCAAGCGCGCCGACATGCCGCAGGCGCGCCTGCTGGCCACCATCCACCCGTCCGCGGTGCTGCGCGCCGACGACCAGGACAAGGCGTACGAGGGCCTGGTCGCCGACCTCACCATCGTCACCCGCGCCCTGCCCGAGTAG
- the selD gene encoding selenide, water dikinase SelD — MTEPVRLTRYARGGGCACKIPPGELEIMVAGLGPATGTAELLVGLDHGDDAAVVRLDERTGLVSTADFFTPVVDDAYDWGRIAAANALSDVYAMGGTPLVALNLLCWPRDVLPMELAGEVLRGGQDVAREAGCHLAGGHSVDDDGPKYGLAVTGTVRPEELITLDAGRAGLPLSLTKPLGVGVLNTRHKNTGESFPQAVASMSTLNRDAARAAVAAGIRCGTDVTGFGLLGHASKLARASQLTVAIDTARVPYLEGAREALRDGYVSGGSRRNLAWVTPWTDFGSAGADERLLLADAQTSGGLLVAGEVPGAPVVGELLPRGEHLVVLR; from the coding sequence ATGACCGAACCGGTACGGCTGACGCGTTACGCCCGCGGCGGTGGCTGCGCCTGCAAGATCCCTCCTGGCGAGTTGGAGATCATGGTGGCCGGTCTCGGCCCGGCGACCGGCACCGCCGAGTTGCTGGTCGGGCTGGATCACGGCGACGACGCGGCGGTGGTCCGCCTCGACGAGCGGACCGGTCTGGTCAGCACCGCCGACTTCTTCACTCCCGTGGTCGACGACGCGTACGACTGGGGTCGGATCGCCGCGGCCAACGCGCTCTCCGACGTGTACGCGATGGGCGGCACCCCGTTGGTGGCGCTCAACCTGCTCTGCTGGCCGCGCGACGTGCTGCCGATGGAGTTGGCGGGCGAGGTTCTGCGCGGCGGGCAGGACGTGGCGCGCGAGGCCGGCTGCCATCTGGCGGGCGGGCACAGCGTGGACGACGACGGCCCGAAGTACGGGCTGGCGGTCACCGGCACGGTCCGGCCCGAAGAGTTGATCACCCTGGACGCCGGGCGTGCCGGCCTGCCGTTGTCGCTGACGAAGCCGCTCGGGGTGGGTGTGCTGAACACCCGGCACAAGAACACCGGTGAGAGCTTCCCGCAGGCGGTGGCGTCGATGAGCACGCTCAACCGGGACGCCGCCCGCGCGGCGGTGGCCGCCGGCATCCGGTGCGGCACCGACGTGACCGGGTTCGGTCTGCTCGGGCACGCCTCGAAGTTGGCGCGGGCCAGTCAGCTCACGGTGGCCATCGACACGGCGCGGGTGCCGTACCTGGAGGGTGCCCGGGAGGCGTTGCGCGACGGCTACGTCAGCGGCGGCAGCCGGCGCAACCTGGCGTGGGTGACGCCGTGGACGGATTTCGGCTCCGCCGGGGCGGACGAGCGGTTGCTGCTGGCCGACGCGCAGACCTCCGGCGGCCTGCTGGTGGCCGGTGAGGTGCCCGGCGCTCCGGTGGTGGGCGAGTTGCTGCCGCGTGGCGAGCACCTCGTCGTCCTGCGCTGA
- a CDS encoding amino acid ABC transporter permease: protein MSQASILYDLPGPRAKRRNAILGIASTAGIIALLAYIGYKFADTGQFEARKWEQFQYASVQRELLGGLWATLKAAGIAAVLALLFGAVFASARLSDKWILRTPATFVVELFRAIPLLILIFFGYYVPLQYGWSIDKLWALVIGLMLYNGSVLAEIFRAGINAVPYGQTEGAYAVGMRKNQVLRLILLPQAVRSMLPAIVSQLVVLLKDTALGFIITYPELLFVGKQIGGRLPFGLPYVPTYLIVAAIYIAICGALSVLAWWLQKRMGRTPRTAAKVLPAQDVGDAAGRMI from the coding sequence TTGAGCCAGGCGTCGATCCTCTACGACCTGCCCGGGCCCCGCGCCAAACGGCGCAACGCGATCCTGGGGATCGCCTCCACCGCCGGCATCATCGCGCTACTCGCCTACATCGGCTACAAGTTCGCCGACACAGGTCAGTTCGAGGCCCGCAAGTGGGAGCAGTTCCAGTACGCCTCGGTGCAACGCGAGTTGCTCGGTGGGCTCTGGGCGACGCTGAAGGCCGCCGGCATCGCCGCGGTCTTGGCGCTGCTGTTCGGCGCGGTGTTCGCCAGTGCCCGACTGAGCGACAAGTGGATCCTGCGTACCCCGGCGACCTTCGTCGTGGAGCTGTTCCGGGCGATCCCCCTACTCATCCTGATCTTCTTCGGCTACTACGTGCCGCTGCAGTACGGCTGGTCGATCGACAAGCTGTGGGCGCTGGTCATCGGCCTCATGCTCTACAACGGCTCGGTGCTCGCGGAGATCTTCCGGGCCGGCATCAACGCCGTCCCGTACGGGCAGACCGAGGGCGCCTACGCGGTCGGCATGCGCAAGAACCAGGTGCTGCGGCTGATCCTGCTGCCGCAGGCGGTGCGGTCGATGCTCCCGGCGATCGTCAGCCAGCTCGTCGTGCTGCTCAAGGACACCGCGCTGGGCTTCATCATCACGTACCCCGAACTGCTCTTCGTGGGTAAGCAGATCGGCGGCCGCCTGCCGTTCGGGCTGCCGTACGTGCCGACGTACCTGATCGTGGCGGCGATCTACATCGCCATCTGCGGTGCGCTGTCGGTCCTGGCCTGGTGGCTGCAGAAGCGAATGGGCCGGACGCCGCGGACGGCAGCGAAGGTGCTGCCCGCCCAGGACGTTGGCGATGCCGCCGGCCGGATGATCTGA
- the recA gene encoding recombinase RecA has protein sequence MAAGPDREKALDLALAQIDKQFGKGSVMRLGERPVVQTAVIPTGSIALDVALGVGGLPRGRVIEVYGPESSGKTTVALHAVANAQRNGGIAAFIDAEHALDPEYAKALGVDTDAMLVSQPDTGEQALEIADMLIRSGALDIIVIDSVAALVPRAEIEGEMGDSHVGLQARLMSQALRKITGVLSNTGTTAIFINQLREKIGVMFGSPETTTGGRALKFYASVRLDVRRIESLKDGTDVVGNRTRVKVVKNKVAAPFKQAEFDIMYGKGISREGSLIDVGVEQAIIRKSGAWYTYDGDQLGQGKEKAREFLKENPDVAAEIEKKILEKLGVGVGAGDAAGGPELPPVDF, from the coding sequence ATGGCAGCAGGACCTGACCGGGAGAAGGCACTCGACCTTGCTCTCGCTCAGATCGACAAGCAATTCGGCAAGGGCTCGGTGATGAGGCTGGGGGAGCGGCCTGTCGTCCAGACCGCCGTGATCCCGACCGGCTCCATCGCGCTCGACGTGGCGCTCGGCGTGGGCGGCCTGCCGCGGGGTCGGGTGATCGAGGTCTACGGCCCCGAGTCCAGCGGTAAGACCACGGTGGCCCTGCACGCGGTGGCCAACGCCCAGCGCAACGGCGGCATCGCCGCCTTCATCGACGCCGAGCACGCGCTCGACCCGGAGTACGCGAAGGCCCTCGGTGTCGACACCGACGCGATGCTGGTCTCCCAGCCGGACACCGGCGAGCAGGCGCTGGAGATCGCGGACATGCTGATCCGCTCCGGCGCGCTCGACATCATCGTGATCGACTCGGTGGCTGCCCTGGTGCCGCGCGCCGAGATCGAGGGCGAGATGGGCGACAGCCACGTGGGTCTCCAGGCCCGGTTGATGAGCCAGGCCCTCCGGAAGATCACCGGTGTGCTCAGCAACACCGGCACCACGGCGATCTTCATCAACCAGCTGCGGGAAAAGATCGGTGTCATGTTCGGCAGCCCGGAGACCACCACCGGTGGTCGGGCGCTGAAGTTCTACGCCTCGGTCCGGCTCGACGTGCGACGCATCGAGAGCCTCAAGGACGGCACCGACGTGGTCGGCAACCGCACCCGGGTCAAGGTCGTGAAGAACAAGGTCGCCGCACCGTTCAAGCAGGCCGAGTTCGACATCATGTACGGCAAGGGCATCTCGCGGGAGGGCTCGCTGATCGACGTCGGCGTGGAGCAGGCGATCATCCGCAAGTCCGGAGCGTGGTACACGTACGACGGCGACCAGCTCGGTCAGGGCAAGGAGAAGGCCCGGGAGTTCCTGAAGGAAAACCCGGACGTGGCCGCCGAGATCGAGAAGAAGATCCTGGAGAAGCTCGGCGTCGGTGTCGGCGCGGGTGACGCCGCCGGTGGCCCGGAGCTGCCGCCGGTCGACTTCTGA
- a CDS encoding amino acid ABC transporter ATP-binding protein: MDDVTTGEPLIVLDAVNKWFGPLHVLDDVSLSVGRGEVVVVIGPSGSGKSTLCRTINRLEPINSGTITFDGQPLPAEGKPLAKLRSEVGMVFQSFNLFAHKTILENVTLGPIRVRKEKPAAARERGLALLDRVGIANQADKFPAQLSGGQQQRVAIARALAMQPKAMLFDEPTSALDPEMVGEVLDVMTSLAGDGMTMVVVTHEMGFARHAANRVIFMADGKLVEDASPAEFFENPRSDRAKDFLSKILTH, encoded by the coding sequence GTGGACGACGTGACGACGGGCGAACCGCTCATCGTGCTGGACGCGGTCAACAAGTGGTTCGGGCCGCTGCACGTGCTGGACGACGTCTCGCTGTCGGTGGGTCGGGGCGAGGTGGTCGTGGTGATCGGCCCGTCCGGCTCCGGCAAGTCGACGCTGTGCCGCACCATCAACCGACTGGAGCCGATCAACTCCGGCACCATCACCTTCGACGGCCAGCCACTGCCGGCCGAGGGCAAGCCCCTCGCCAAGCTGCGCAGCGAGGTGGGGATGGTCTTCCAGTCCTTCAACCTCTTCGCGCACAAGACCATCCTGGAGAACGTCACCCTCGGCCCGATCAGGGTCCGCAAGGAGAAGCCGGCCGCCGCCCGTGAGCGCGGCCTGGCCCTGCTCGACCGGGTCGGCATCGCCAACCAGGCGGACAAGTTCCCGGCCCAACTCTCCGGCGGGCAGCAGCAGCGGGTGGCCATCGCCCGGGCGCTGGCCATGCAGCCCAAGGCGATGCTCTTCGACGAGCCCACCAGCGCCCTGGACCCGGAGATGGTGGGCGAGGTGCTGGACGTGATGACCTCGCTGGCCGGCGACGGCATGACGATGGTCGTGGTCACGCACGAGATGGGCTTCGCGCGGCACGCCGCCAACCGGGTCATCTTCATGGCCGACGGCAAGCTCGTCGAGGACGCCTCCCCGGCGGAGTTCTTCGAGAACCCGCGCAGCGACCGGGCGAAGGACTTCCTCTCCAAAATCCTCACGCACTAG
- a CDS encoding amino acid ABC transporter permease, translating to MGEFFRVLTDNGQLFVDGFTNTVKLFLIAAVGSLVLGMLLGAMRVSPVPALRAFGATYVNLVRNTPLTLVFAFLVFAVPKLDVNIDYFASATIALTVYTSAFVCEVIRSGVNTVAAGQAEAARALGMTFSQVLTLIVLPQALRAMVPPMVSVFIAMLKNTTIAAGFSVLEAGAIPAYMAERGEPQFAVLLWITIGFLILILPLVALQRFLERKWRVAR from the coding sequence ATGGGCGAGTTCTTCCGCGTACTGACGGACAACGGGCAACTGTTCGTCGACGGGTTCACCAACACCGTCAAACTTTTCCTGATCGCCGCGGTCGGCAGCCTCGTCCTCGGCATGCTGCTCGGCGCGATGCGGGTCTCCCCCGTGCCGGCGCTGCGCGCGTTCGGCGCCACGTACGTCAACCTGGTGCGCAACACCCCGCTGACGCTGGTCTTCGCGTTCCTCGTGTTCGCGGTGCCGAAGCTGGACGTCAACATCGACTACTTCGCCAGCGCCACCATCGCGCTGACCGTCTACACCTCCGCCTTCGTGTGTGAGGTGATCCGCTCCGGCGTGAACACGGTCGCCGCCGGTCAGGCCGAGGCAGCCCGCGCGCTCGGCATGACCTTCAGTCAGGTGCTCACGCTCATCGTGCTGCCGCAGGCGTTGCGAGCGATGGTCCCACCGATGGTGAGCGTGTTCATCGCGATGCTGAAGAACACCACCATCGCCGCCGGTTTTTCGGTGCTGGAGGCCGGCGCGATCCCCGCGTACATGGCTGAGCGAGGCGAGCCGCAGTTCGCCGTCCTGCTCTGGATCACCATCGGCTTCCTGATCCTGATCCTGCCGCTGGTGGCGTTGCAGCGGTTCCTGGAGCGCAAGTGGAGGGTGGCCCGATGA
- the rny gene encoding ribonuclease Y: MNAFDVVLLAAVLVLALVVIGAVLVGIRTMRRMGAGPAPEDPAFIAEKDRQEQSLAALRTAADEANSTIDVAKSAAAAARTEAAAAKAEAKAARAEARRVLDDARAEADTVLERAHKQAEADAEQLRTAARRSGEREVAVLAATTREQAAEVERRAARMDERERMHTEEVERFAERERQLTAAKADLAARESALAQREVELTESEELRRRELERVAGLTAEAARLELVEAIETSAKREAALLVRDIESDARTTAEQRARHIVVDAIQRVASEQTAESVVSVLHLPGDEMKGRIIGREGRNIRAFESVTGVNLIIDDTPEAVLLSCFDPVRREVGRLTLEKLVLDGRIHPHRIEEVYDLARQEVEELCLRAAEDALVEVGITEIHPELVTLLGRLRYRTSYGQNVLKHLVETAHIAGIMAAELRLDVPIIKRSAFLHDIGKALTHEVEGSHAIIGADLARKYGEHEDVVHAIEAHHNEVPPQTIEAVLTQASDACSGGRPGARRESLEAYVKRLERIEEIAAGKLGVDKVFAMQAGREIRVMVKPDDVDDIGAAVLARDVAKQIEEELTYPGQIRVTVVRESRVTEIAR, encoded by the coding sequence ATGAACGCCTTCGACGTCGTGCTCCTCGCGGCCGTCCTCGTCCTCGCGCTGGTCGTGATCGGAGCCGTGCTGGTGGGCATCCGGACGATGCGCCGGATGGGTGCCGGGCCGGCTCCGGAGGATCCCGCCTTCATCGCCGAGAAGGATCGTCAGGAGCAGTCGCTCGCTGCCCTGCGAACGGCGGCCGACGAGGCGAACAGCACGATCGACGTGGCGAAGTCCGCCGCCGCGGCGGCCCGCACCGAGGCGGCGGCGGCGAAGGCGGAGGCGAAGGCGGCCCGCGCCGAGGCGCGTCGGGTGCTCGACGACGCCCGTGCCGAGGCGGACACCGTCCTGGAGCGCGCCCACAAGCAGGCCGAGGCGGACGCCGAGCAGCTGCGCACGGCAGCGCGGCGCAGCGGCGAGCGGGAGGTCGCGGTGCTGGCCGCCACCACCCGGGAGCAGGCCGCCGAGGTGGAACGCCGGGCCGCCCGGATGGACGAGCGGGAGCGGATGCACACCGAGGAGGTGGAGCGGTTCGCCGAGCGGGAGCGGCAGCTCACCGCCGCGAAGGCCGACCTCGCCGCCCGGGAGTCAGCGCTCGCCCAGCGGGAGGTCGAGCTAACCGAGTCGGAGGAACTCCGGCGCCGGGAGTTGGAGCGGGTGGCCGGGCTCACCGCCGAAGCGGCCCGGCTGGAGCTGGTCGAGGCGATCGAGACGTCCGCCAAGCGGGAGGCGGCACTGCTCGTACGGGACATCGAGTCCGACGCGCGCACCACCGCCGAGCAGCGGGCCCGACACATCGTGGTGGACGCGATCCAGCGGGTCGCCAGCGAGCAGACCGCGGAGAGCGTGGTCAGCGTCCTACACCTGCCCGGTGACGAGATGAAGGGGCGGATCATCGGCCGGGAGGGGCGCAACATCCGCGCCTTCGAGTCGGTGACCGGCGTCAATTTGATCATCGACGACACCCCCGAGGCGGTGTTGCTGTCCTGCTTCGACCCGGTCCGCCGGGAGGTGGGCCGGCTGACGCTGGAGAAGCTGGTGCTGGACGGTCGGATCCACCCGCACCGGATCGAGGAGGTCTACGACCTGGCCCGGCAGGAGGTGGAGGAGCTCTGCCTCCGCGCCGCCGAGGACGCCCTGGTCGAGGTCGGCATCACCGAGATCCACCCGGAGTTGGTGACCCTGCTCGGCCGCCTGCGCTACCGCACCTCGTACGGGCAGAACGTGCTCAAGCACCTGGTCGAGACCGCGCACATCGCCGGCATCATGGCCGCCGAGCTGCGGTTGGACGTGCCGATCATCAAGCGGTCGGCGTTCCTGCACGACATCGGCAAGGCGCTCACCCACGAGGTGGAGGGCAGCCACGCCATCATCGGCGCGGACCTGGCCCGCAAGTACGGTGAGCACGAGGACGTGGTGCACGCCATCGAGGCGCACCACAACGAGGTGCCCCCGCAGACCATCGAGGCCGTCCTCACCCAGGCGTCCGACGCCTGCTCCGGCGGTCGGCCGGGCGCGCGTCGGGAGAGCCTGGAGGCGTACGTCAAGCGGCTGGAGCGGATCGAGGAGATCGCGGCCGGCAAGCTGGGCGTGGACAAGGTCTTCGCCATGCAGGCCGGCCGGGAGATCCGGGTGATGGTCAAGCCGGACGACGTGGACGACATCGGGGCGGCCGTGCTGGCCCGCGACGTGGCCAAGCAGATCGAGGAGGAGCTGACCTACCCGGGTCAGATCCGGGTCACAGTGGTCCGCGAGTCCCGGGTCACCGAGATCGCCCGCTGA
- a CDS encoding DUF3046 domain-containing protein yields the protein MRLTDFWARLEEAFGPGYAASIARDQVLSQLDGRTIEQALAAGERTNVVWRAVCAAYPDRVPARLR from the coding sequence GTGCGGCTGACCGACTTCTGGGCGCGCCTGGAGGAGGCGTTCGGGCCCGGCTACGCGGCGAGCATCGCCCGCGATCAGGTGCTGTCCCAGCTCGACGGACGGACCATCGAGCAGGCGTTGGCGGCGGGTGAGCGGACGAACGTGGTGTGGCGGGCGGTCTGTGCCGCGTACCCCGACCGGGTGCCCGCCCGACTACGCTGA
- a CDS encoding MFS transporter gives MATDLTAPGTAARPDIASIQRRTLRLLFTTQIVGGVGVTIGIAVGALLAARIAGTAVAGVAQSAGVVGAALLAVPVTRIMARHGRRPGLVVAYAVGAVGGVLVVLSAMTHWIPLLFLGMLLFGGGTAANLQARYTAVDLAEPARRGRQLSLIVWATTIGAVAAPNFAALADRVTTGWGLPPLAGPFAFSSAAFVLAAVVLLGLLRPDPLLTARRLAAADTPVVPPTDAAATAAVAEAPAAAPVAVRAPRGAGMRAAWSVVRARPAARLGVAAVAVGHLVMVAVMAMTPVRLGESHADADVLRLVGIVLSLHIAGMYAFSPVVGWLTDRLGRRAVILGGVGFLLAACAVAGTAGHHTPRLSVGLVLLGLGWSGTMVAGSTLLSESVPAGVRPSVQGFCDLVMGLAGAAAAVVSGFVMQFAGYPVLTLLAAVAAAPLVALALRPVPTGAPDEEG, from the coding sequence ATGGCCACCGACCTGACCGCGCCGGGCACCGCCGCTCGCCCCGACATCGCGTCGATCCAACGCCGTACCCTGCGGCTGCTCTTCACCACCCAGATCGTCGGCGGTGTCGGCGTCACCATCGGCATCGCGGTGGGCGCGCTGCTCGCCGCGCGGATCGCCGGCACCGCGGTGGCCGGTGTGGCACAGAGCGCGGGGGTGGTCGGCGCGGCGTTGCTCGCCGTCCCGGTCACCCGGATCATGGCGCGGCACGGGCGGCGACCGGGGCTGGTGGTGGCGTACGCGGTCGGTGCCGTCGGCGGCGTGCTCGTGGTGCTGTCCGCGATGACCCACTGGATCCCGCTGCTCTTCCTCGGCATGTTGCTCTTCGGTGGGGGCACCGCCGCGAACCTCCAGGCCCGCTACACGGCGGTGGACCTCGCCGAGCCGGCCCGACGGGGCCGGCAGCTCTCCCTGATCGTCTGGGCGACCACCATCGGTGCGGTGGCCGCGCCGAACTTCGCCGCCCTGGCCGACCGGGTCACCACCGGCTGGGGGTTGCCCCCACTCGCCGGCCCGTTCGCGTTCAGCTCGGCAGCGTTCGTGCTGGCTGCCGTCGTACTCCTCGGGTTGCTCCGGCCCGACCCGCTGCTCACCGCGCGGCGGCTCGCGGCGGCCGACACGCCCGTCGTTCCGCCGACCGACGCCGCCGCGACGGCCGCGGTGGCGGAGGCGCCGGCCGCCGCGCCGGTAGCGGTGCGCGCGCCGCGCGGCGCGGGGATGCGGGCGGCCTGGTCGGTGGTACGCGCGCGACCCGCCGCCCGGCTCGGCGTCGCCGCCGTGGCGGTCGGTCACCTGGTCATGGTGGCGGTGATGGCGATGACCCCGGTCCGGCTCGGCGAGTCGCACGCCGACGCCGACGTGCTGCGCCTGGTCGGCATCGTGCTGAGCCTGCACATCGCCGGCATGTACGCGTTCTCCCCGGTGGTGGGGTGGCTCACCGACCGGCTCGGTCGGCGGGCCGTGATCCTCGGTGGGGTCGGGTTCCTGCTGGCCGCCTGCGCGGTCGCCGGCACCGCCGGACACCACACACCCCGGCTCTCGGTGGGTCTCGTCCTGCTCGGGCTGGGCTGGTCGGGGACGATGGTGGCCGGCTCGACGCTGCTGTCCGAGTCGGTGCCGGCCGGGGTGCGGCCGAGCGTCCAGGGGTTCTGCGACCTGGTCATGGGGTTGGCCGGGGCTGCCGCCGCCGTGGTCAGCGGGTTTGTCATGCAGTTCGCCGGTTATCCCGTGCTCACCCTGCTCGCGGCGGTCGCGGCGGCGCCCCTGGTGGCGCTAGCGTTGCGCCCGGTGCCGACCGGGGCACCGGACGAGGAGGGCTGA